Proteins encoded within one genomic window of Streptomyces profundus:
- a CDS encoding DEAD/DEAH box helicase, which produces MTPSPPSPAQVGALIGCAATFLPADPPRLSRVAFWRPDGGEVGGSEPPAEKLTVALPDQDGEVRLVTVVASVLPLREALPVLTRARAGRGASEAARFWGTAAVLALQLAARGRLLPGLTASDHDAWRLGPLDGADAERLRALAEAMPAHAHAVPLPGAGHGDEGEEGAEPLLPHPGPLLRAFLDAVADGLPRTPAASLVAGGDAFAGRAAVRRPEHRTWATEVAAGHDAGVRLSLRVEVQAPLTGEAAESRFRAVLQAHSLADASVMVDASALWSASAPPAEHFGPGARRDVLLTLRRAAAVWEPLSPLLTAAVPDAVELADEEAGELLAATTHRALGAAGLQVHWPRELVRTLTTHAEVGPGGVPSSAGPARSVAPGLLSPGALLSFHWRFAVGETPLTRAELDRLAEAGRPLVRLRDQWVLLAPDELTRARELRDRQVTAGEALNAVLTGEADESGRRVEVRPAGWLAELRDRLADPERASGDPVEAPPALRATLRDYQRRGLEWLDRMTSLGLGACLADDMGLGKTVTLIALHLHRQRAPETAGPTLVVCPASLLGNWQREIGTFAPGSRVRRFHGGARELSDLDADSFVLTTYGTMRRDADRLAGAVEWSLLVADEAQHVKNPFSATAKRLRSIPATSRVALTGTPVENNLSELWAILDWTTPGLLGSLPAFRRRFADAAEAGGDPAATERLARLVRPFLLRRRKSDPGIAPELPPKTETDRMVALTPEQAGLYEAVVREGLTEVAGSEGVARRGLVVKLLTSLKQICNHPAQFLKEDEPVLAGRSGKLELFDELVDAMVAGGSAVLVFTQYVRMARLLEARLAERGVGSLLLHGGTPVARREELVRRFSAGEAPVFLLSLRAAGTGLNLTRAEHVVHFDRWWNPAVEAQATDRAYRIGQDRPVQVHRLIAEGTVEDRIAALLRRKQALAEAVLGGGEAALTELSDAELSTLVTLRQDEAGEGSR; this is translated from the coding sequence GTGACTCCGAGCCCACCATCCCCCGCTCAGGTCGGCGCGCTGATCGGCTGCGCGGCGACCTTCCTGCCCGCCGATCCCCCGCGTCTGTCCCGGGTGGCCTTCTGGCGTCCCGACGGTGGGGAGGTCGGCGGGTCCGAGCCCCCGGCCGAGAAGCTGACCGTGGCACTGCCCGACCAGGACGGGGAGGTTCGCCTGGTCACGGTGGTCGCCTCGGTGCTCCCGCTGCGCGAGGCGCTGCCCGTGCTCACCCGGGCGCGCGCCGGGCGCGGGGCCAGTGAGGCGGCGCGCTTCTGGGGTACGGCCGCCGTGCTGGCGCTGCAACTGGCCGCCCGTGGGCGGCTGTTGCCGGGGCTGACGGCGTCGGACCACGACGCCTGGCGGCTGGGGCCGCTGGACGGCGCCGACGCCGAGCGGCTGCGCGCGCTGGCCGAGGCCATGCCGGCGCACGCGCACGCGGTCCCGCTTCCCGGCGCGGGACATGGGGACGAGGGGGAGGAAGGCGCCGAGCCGCTGCTGCCCCATCCGGGGCCGCTGCTGCGCGCCTTCCTGGACGCGGTCGCCGACGGGCTGCCGCGCACGCCGGCGGCCTCGCTGGTCGCCGGTGGCGATGCCTTCGCCGGCCGGGCCGCCGTGCGTCGCCCCGAGCACCGCACCTGGGCGACCGAGGTGGCGGCCGGGCATGACGCGGGGGTGCGCCTCTCGCTGCGGGTGGAGGTCCAGGCGCCGCTCACCGGGGAGGCGGCGGAGAGCCGGTTCCGCGCCGTGCTCCAGGCGCACAGCCTGGCCGACGCCTCCGTGATGGTGGACGCTTCCGCGCTCTGGTCCGCGTCGGCCCCGCCCGCCGAGCACTTCGGCCCGGGGGCGCGACGCGATGTGCTGCTCACGCTGCGGCGGGCGGCGGCGGTGTGGGAGCCGTTGTCGCCGCTGTTGACCGCGGCGGTGCCGGACGCGGTGGAGCTGGCCGACGAGGAGGCGGGGGAGCTGCTGGCCGCCACCACCCATCGGGCGCTCGGCGCGGCCGGTCTTCAGGTGCACTGGCCCAGGGAGTTGGTGCGCACCCTCACCACGCACGCCGAGGTCGGCCCCGGGGGTGTGCCGTCCTCGGCGGGGCCGGCCCGTTCGGTGGCGCCCGGGCTGCTGTCGCCGGGAGCGCTGCTGTCGTTCCACTGGCGGTTCGCCGTGGGCGAGACCCCCCTCACCCGCGCGGAGCTGGACCGACTCGCCGAGGCGGGGCGGCCGTTGGTGCGGCTGCGGGACCAGTGGGTGTTGCTGGCGCCGGACGAGTTGACGCGGGCGCGGGAGCTGCGGGACCGCCAGGTCACGGCGGGTGAGGCGCTCAACGCGGTGTTGACGGGCGAGGCGGACGAGTCGGGGCGGCGGGTGGAGGTGCGGCCCGCGGGCTGGTTGGCCGAGCTGCGGGACCGGCTGGCCGACCCGGAGCGCGCCTCGGGCGACCCGGTCGAGGCGCCGCCGGCGCTGCGCGCCACGCTCCGCGACTACCAGCGGCGCGGCCTGGAGTGGCTGGATCGGATGACCTCGCTCGGCCTGGGTGCCTGTCTGGCCGACGACATGGGGTTGGGCAAGACGGTCACCCTGATCGCCCTGCATCTGCACCGCCAGCGCGCGCCGGAGACGGCCGGCCCCACGTTGGTGGTCTGCCCGGCCTCGCTGCTGGGCAACTGGCAGCGGGAGATCGGCACGTTCGCGCCGGGTTCGCGGGTGCGGCGTTTCCACGGCGGCGCGCGGGAGCTGTCGGATCTCGACGCCGACTCGTTCGTGCTGACCACCTACGGCACCATGCGGCGGGACGCGGATCGGCTGGCCGGTGCGGTGGAGTGGTCACTGCTGGTCGCCGACGAGGCGCAGCACGTCAAGAACCCGTTCTCGGCGACCGCCAAGCGGCTGCGTTCGATTCCGGCCACCTCTCGGGTGGCGTTGACCGGGACGCCGGTGGAGAACAACCTGTCCGAGCTGTGGGCGATCCTGGACTGGACGACGCCGGGGTTGCTCGGCTCGCTGCCCGCGTTCCGCCGGCGCTTCGCGGACGCGGCGGAGGCGGGGGGCGATCCGGCGGCGACGGAGCGGCTGGCCCGGCTGGTGCGGCCCTTCCTGCTGCGGCGTCGCAAGTCCGATCCCGGTATCGCCCCCGAACTGCCGCCCAAGACGGAGACGGACCGGATGGTGGCGCTCACTCCGGAGCAGGCCGGCCTGTACGAGGCGGTGGTGCGCGAGGGGCTCACGGAGGTGGCGGGCAGCGAGGGGGTGGCCCGGCGCGGTCTTGTGGTCAAACTGCTCACCTCGCTCAAGCAGATCTGCAACCACCCGGCGCAGTTCCTCAAGGAGGACGAGCCCGTCCTGGCCGGGCGTTCCGGCAAGTTGGAGCTGTTCGACGAGTTGGTGGACGCGATGGTGGCGGGCGGGTCGGCGGTGCTGGTGTTCACCCAGTACGTCCGGATGGCGCGGCTGTTGGAGGCGCGGTTGGCGGAGCGTGGGGTGGGGAGCCTGCTGTTGCACGGCGGTACCCCGGTGGCGCGTCGGGAGGAGCTGGTGCGGCGGTTCTCCGCCGGGGAGGCGCCCGTCTTCCTGCTCTCGCTGCGTGCCGCGGGCACCGGGCTCAACCTCACCAGGGCCGAGCATGTGGTGCACTTCGACCGCTGGTGGAACCCGGCCGTCGAGGCGCAGGCCACGGACCGCGCCTACCGGATCGGCCAGGACCGGCCGGTGCAGGTCCATCGGCTGATCGCCGAGGGGACGGTGGAGGATCGGATCGCGGCGCTGCTCCGCCGCAAGCAGGCCCTGGCCGAGGCGGTTCTGGGGGGCGGTGAGGCCGCGTTGACCGAGCTGAGCGACGCGGAGCTGTCCACCCTGGTGACGCTGCGGCAGGACGAGGCCGGGGAGGGATCCCGTTGA
- a CDS encoding DEAD/DEAH box helicase produces the protein MTLIDQMPQDSDPDALFDTFSSWANERGITLYPAQEEALIEVVSGSNVILSTPTGSGKSLVAAGAHFAALSRDEVTFYTAPIKALVSEKFFELCKLFGTENVGMLTGDASVNADAPVICCTAEVLASIALRDGAQADVGQVVMDEFHFYAEPDRGWAWQIPLLELPQAQFVLMSATLGDMSRFEEDLRRRTGRSTALVRSATRPVPLSYEYRTTGLTETLTELLETRQAPVYIVHFTQAQAVERAQALMSINMCTRAEKDEIASLIGNFRFTTRFGRNLSRFVRHGIGVHHAGMLPKYRRLVEKLAQAGLLKVICGTDTLGVGVNVPIRTVLFTALTKYDGNRVRVLRAREFHQIAGRAGRAGFDTSGFVVAQAPEHVVENEKALAKAGDDAKKRRKVVRKKAPEGFVNWSDQTFERLIGADPEPLTSRFRVTHAMLLAVIARPGDPFAAMRRLLEDNHEPRRQQLRLIRRAIAIFRSLLDGGIVERLPEPDAQGRTLRLTVDLQADFALNQPLSTFALAAFELLDPESPSYALDMVSVVEATLDDPRQILAAQQNKARGEAVAAMKADGVEYEERMERLMDIGYPRPLDELLFHAFGLYRKSHPWVGDHPLSPKSVVRDMYERAMTFSEFVSFYELARTEGIVLRYLASAYKALEHTVPDDLKSEDFEDITAWLGELVRQVDSSLLDEWEQLANPATEDADQAQERADQVRPVTANARAFRVLVRNAMFRRVELAALGRVAELGELDGEAGWDAEAWRAALDDYWDEYDELGTGPDARGPRLLRIEEVPEDGLWRVRQAFADPAGDHDWGISAEVDLTASDAEGQAVLKVTDVGQL, from the coding sequence GTGACCCTTATCGATCAGATGCCGCAGGACAGTGACCCCGATGCCCTCTTCGACACCTTCTCGTCGTGGGCGAACGAGCGGGGGATCACCCTCTATCCCGCGCAGGAGGAGGCGCTGATCGAGGTGGTCTCGGGGTCGAACGTGATCCTGTCCACTCCCACCGGCTCGGGCAAGTCGCTGGTGGCGGCGGGGGCGCACTTCGCCGCGCTCTCCCGCGACGAGGTCACGTTCTACACGGCCCCGATCAAGGCGCTGGTGTCGGAGAAGTTCTTCGAGCTGTGCAAGCTCTTCGGCACCGAGAACGTGGGCATGCTGACCGGGGACGCCTCGGTGAACGCGGACGCTCCGGTGATCTGCTGCACGGCCGAGGTGCTGGCGTCGATCGCCCTGCGGGACGGGGCGCAGGCCGATGTCGGCCAGGTGGTGATGGACGAGTTCCACTTCTACGCGGAGCCGGATCGGGGATGGGCTTGGCAGATCCCGCTGCTGGAGCTGCCCCAGGCGCAGTTCGTCCTGATGTCGGCGACCCTCGGCGACATGTCGCGGTTCGAGGAGGATCTGAGGCGACGCACGGGGCGGTCCACCGCGCTGGTGCGTTCGGCGACGCGACCGGTGCCGCTGAGCTACGAGTATCGGACGACGGGGCTGACGGAGACCCTGACGGAGCTGTTGGAGACCCGTCAGGCGCCCGTCTATATCGTGCACTTCACCCAGGCGCAGGCCGTGGAGCGGGCGCAGGCGCTGATGAGCATCAACATGTGCACCCGGGCGGAGAAGGACGAGATCGCCTCGCTGATCGGCAACTTCCGCTTCACCACGCGCTTCGGTCGGAATCTCTCCCGCTTCGTGCGGCATGGCATCGGGGTGCACCACGCGGGGATGCTGCCCAAGTACCGCCGGCTGGTGGAGAAGTTGGCCCAGGCCGGGTTGTTGAAGGTGATCTGCGGCACCGACACCCTGGGCGTGGGGGTGAACGTGCCGATCAGGACGGTGTTGTTCACCGCGCTCACCAAGTACGACGGGAACCGGGTGCGGGTGTTGCGGGCGCGGGAGTTCCATCAGATCGCCGGCCGCGCGGGGCGTGCCGGGTTCGACACCTCCGGGTTCGTCGTGGCGCAGGCGCCTGAGCATGTGGTGGAGAACGAGAAGGCGTTGGCGAAGGCGGGCGACGATGCCAAGAAGCGCCGCAAGGTGGTGCGGAAGAAGGCGCCCGAGGGCTTCGTCAACTGGAGCGACCAGACTTTCGAGCGGCTGATCGGGGCCGATCCCGAGCCGTTGACCTCGCGGTTCCGGGTGACACACGCCATGCTGCTCGCGGTGATCGCGCGGCCGGGCGACCCGTTCGCCGCGATGCGTCGGCTGTTGGAGGACAACCACGAGCCGCGCAGGCAGCAGTTGCGGTTGATCCGGCGGGCGATCGCGATCTTCCGTTCGCTGCTGGACGGCGGAATCGTGGAGCGGCTGCCCGAGCCGGACGCGCAGGGGCGGACGCTGCGGTTGACCGTGGATCTTCAGGCGGACTTCGCGCTGAACCAGCCGCTGTCGACCTTCGCGTTGGCCGCGTTCGAGCTGCTTGATCCCGAGTCTCCTTCCTATGCGTTGGACATGGTCTCCGTCGTGGAGGCCACCCTGGACGACCCTCGGCAGATCCTGGCCGCGCAGCAGAACAAGGCGCGCGGGGAGGCCGTGGCGGCGATGAAGGCCGACGGGGTCGAGTACGAGGAGCGGATGGAGCGGCTGATGGACATCGGCTATCCGCGCCCGCTGGACGAGCTGCTGTTCCACGCCTTCGGCCTGTATCGCAAGAGCCACCCCTGGGTGGGCGACCACCCCCTGTCGCCCAAGTCCGTGGTGCGGGACATGTACGAGCGGGCCATGACGTTCTCCGAGTTCGTCTCGTTCTACGAGTTGGCGCGCACCGAGGGGATCGTGTTGCGCTATCTGGCGAGCGCCTACAAGGCGTTGGAGCACACCGTGCCGGACGACCTGAAGTCCGAGGACTTCGAGGACATCACGGCGTGGCTGGGCGAGTTGGTGCGTCAGGTGGACTCCAGTCTGTTGGACGAGTGGGAGCAGTTGGCCAATCCGGCGACGGAGGACGCGGACCAGGCGCAGGAGCGCGCCGATCAGGTGCGCCCGGTGACGGCCAACGCGCGGGCCTTCCGCGTGCTGGTGCGGAACGCGATGTTCCGCAGGGTGGAGTTGGCGGCGCTGGGGCGGGTCGCCGAGCTGGGCGAGTTGGACGGCGAGGCGGGCTGGGACGCGGAGGCGTGGCGGGCGGCGCTGGACGACTACTGGGATGAGTACGACGAGTTGGGCACCGGCCCTGACGCGCGGGGCCCACGCCTGCTGCGGATCGAGGAGGTGCCCGAGGACGGGCTGTGGCGGGTGCGGCAGGCCTTCGCGGATCCGGCCGGCGACCACGACTGGGGGATCTCGGCCGAGGTGGATCTGACGGCCTCCGACGCGGAGGGCCAGGCGGTGCTCAAGGTGACTGACGTGGGCCAGCTGTGA
- a CDS encoding metal-dependent hydrolase, with protein MMGPAHSLSGAMAWLGVGAAASWAGHPMPWPVLVVGTLICAGAALAPDLDHKNATISRAFGPFSKILAGFIDKLSAAVYNATRGRRDRRRSGGHRTLTHTWIWAVMLGAGFSGAAIAFGRWAVLATLFIHMVLAVEGLLWRMARVSSDVLVWLLGAATAWILAGVLNEPGNGANWLFTDEPYAWLGLPIVLGAIVHTLGDSITISGCPMLWPLPIAGRRWYPLGPPSFMRFRAGAWVENKVLMPAFVILGAAGGVGAGLLTP; from the coding sequence ATGATGGGACCAGCGCACTCGCTGTCCGGAGCGATGGCCTGGCTGGGGGTCGGAGCCGCCGCCTCGTGGGCCGGCCACCCCATGCCCTGGCCCGTCCTCGTCGTCGGCACCCTGATCTGCGCCGGCGCGGCGCTGGCGCCCGACCTCGACCACAAGAACGCCACCATCTCCCGCGCCTTCGGCCCGTTCTCCAAGATCCTCGCCGGCTTCATCGACAAACTCTCCGCCGCCGTCTACAACGCCACCAGAGGCCGAAGGGACCGCCGCCGCAGCGGCGGCCACCGCACCCTCACCCACACCTGGATCTGGGCCGTCATGCTGGGCGCCGGCTTCTCCGGCGCCGCCATAGCCTTCGGCCGCTGGGCCGTGCTGGCCACCCTCTTCATCCATATGGTGCTCGCCGTCGAAGGGCTGCTCTGGCGCATGGCCAGGGTCTCGAGCGACGTGCTGGTCTGGCTGCTCGGCGCCGCCACCGCCTGGATCCTCGCCGGCGTACTCAACGAGCCGGGCAACGGCGCCAACTGGCTGTTCACCGACGAGCCCTACGCCTGGCTCGGCCTGCCCATCGTGCTCGGCGCCATCGTGCACACCCTCGGCGACTCCATCACCATCTCCGGCTGCCCGATGCTCTGGCCCCTCCCCATAGCCGGCCGCCGCTGGTACCCCCTGGGCCCGCCCAGCTTCATGCGGTTCCGGGCCGGCGCCTGGGTGGAGAACAAGGTGCTGATGCCCGCCTTCGTGATCCTCGGCGCGGCCGGCGGCGTCGGAGCCGGCCTGCTCACCCCCTGA
- a CDS encoding SWF or SNF family helicase, translating to MDQHGAPDADDFHDAHGEVVLEALPPAGGRGFASTWWGRSWLKALEDSALDGARLRQGRRHARAGAVGAVSVRAGRLTSVVRTAAGDGQRADVLLRQLSEAEWDRLLETATREAGHLAALLDGELPPRLVEDAAAAGVELLPGIGDLEPACECGEWDHCAHTSALCYQVARLLDADPFLLLLLRGRGERKLLAELRRRGTERVSAGVQAAPAGPAGVPAAAAYARAVPPLPEPPGVEGEPGQVPGLGAAGGGAPPDVAALEFLARDAAARAGLLLVEALSPGHATSVPPGEPSRWQDAARLAAVGPPAAALRRLAAGCGRGSAELTRAAHAWRAGGAVGLAVLETSAESTDPRAAEEIARAFADAEERPDVRREGNRFTVRGADVQLRFGPDGRWWPYRKEGGRWWPAGPSEPDPAAALAAARERFPRAAGGG from the coding sequence ATGGACCAGCATGGGGCACCCGACGCCGATGACTTTCACGACGCCCACGGCGAGGTGGTGCTGGAAGCACTGCCGCCCGCTGGGGGGCGTGGCTTCGCGAGCACCTGGTGGGGGCGGAGCTGGCTGAAGGCCTTGGAGGACAGCGCGTTGGACGGGGCGCGGCTGCGGCAGGGGCGTCGGCATGCCAGGGCGGGCGCGGTGGGCGCGGTCTCCGTGCGGGCGGGGCGGCTGACGTCGGTGGTGCGGACGGCCGCCGGGGACGGACAGCGGGCGGATGTGTTGCTGCGGCAGCTGTCCGAGGCGGAGTGGGATCGGCTGCTTGAGACGGCCACCAGGGAGGCGGGGCATCTGGCGGCGCTGCTGGACGGGGAGTTGCCGCCCCGGCTGGTGGAGGACGCGGCGGCGGCCGGCGTGGAGCTGCTGCCGGGGATCGGGGATCTGGAGCCGGCCTGCGAGTGCGGCGAATGGGACCACTGCGCGCACACCTCCGCGCTGTGCTACCAGGTGGCCAGGTTGTTGGACGCCGATCCGTTCCTGTTGTTGCTGCTGCGCGGGCGGGGTGAGCGGAAGCTGTTGGCCGAGCTGCGGCGGCGCGGCACCGAGCGGGTGTCGGCTGGTGTCCAGGCCGCCCCCGCAGGGCCGGCCGGGGTGCCGGCCGCCGCCGCCTACGCCAGGGCGGTGCCGCCGCTGCCGGAGCCGCCGGGGGTGGAGGGCGAGCCGGGCCAGGTGCCCGGGCTCGGCGCGGCGGGTGGGGGCGCCCCACCGGATGTGGCGGCCCTGGAGTTCCTGGCCCGTGACGCCGCCGCGCGGGCCGGGCTGCTGCTGGTCGAGGCGCTCTCCCCTGGGCACGCGACCAGCGTTCCGCCGGGCGAGCCCAGCCGGTGGCAGGACGCGGCGCGGCTGGCGGCGGTGGGGCCGCCGGCGGCGGCGTTGCGCCGGCTCGCGGCGGGCTGTGGGCGTGGGAGCGCGGAGTTGACGCGGGCGGCGCACGCCTGGCGCGCCGGCGGCGCGGTCGGCCTCGCGGTGCTGGAGACCTCGGCCGAGTCGACCGATCCGCGCGCCGCCGAGGAGATCGCGCGGGCCTTCGCCGATGCCGAGGAGCGGCCGGATGTGCGGCGCGAGGGGAACCGTTTCACCGTGCGGGGCGCGGACGTTCAGCTGCGGTTCGGCCCCGACGGCCGCTGGTGGCCCTATCGCAAGGAGGGTGGACGGTGGTGGCCGGCGGGCCCTTCGGAGCCGGATCCGGCGGCGGCCCTGGCCGCCGCCCGGGAGCGGTTTCCCCGGGCGGCGGGTGGGGGCTGA
- a CDS encoding roadblock/LC7 domain-containing protein, whose product MALSATLDWLLDDLAQRLPRVRHVLLLSSDGLVTSVSRGLKRSSAEHLAAVASGLHSLAKGVGEHFRCGGVRQTMIEFDDGVLFVTAAGDGSCLCVLTGPDADVGQVGYEMTLLVNKVGEHMGLAVRESR is encoded by the coding sequence ATGGCACTGAGCGCCACACTCGACTGGCTGCTGGACGATCTGGCGCAGCGGCTACCGAGGGTCAGACACGTCCTGTTGCTGTCGAGCGATGGATTGGTCACCTCGGTGAGTCGAGGGCTCAAGCGCAGCAGCGCGGAGCATCTGGCCGCCGTCGCCTCCGGTCTGCACAGCCTGGCCAAGGGGGTGGGGGAGCACTTCAGGTGCGGTGGCGTCCGGCAGACCATGATCGAGTTCGACGACGGAGTGCTCTTCGTGACCGCGGCCGGGGACGGCAGCTGTCTCTGCGTGCTCACCGGGCCCGACGCGGATGTGGGGCAGGTCGGGTACGAGATGACGCTGCTGGTCAACAAGGTGGGCGAGCACATGGGGCTGGCGGTCAGGGAGTCCCGCTGA
- a CDS encoding SGNH/GDSL hydrolase family protein produces the protein MNLRRCLTTFATATVVLGFTALTPVSAQAGETPTAAGSYVAVGDSYSSGVGAGSYDDSSGDCRRSTVAYPQLWADANAPDDFAFTACSGAVTTDVINEQLAPLDAATTLVSISVGGNDAGFADAMQTCVLQGTDACLTAVATADAYITGTLPGRLDAVYSAISGAAPNAQVVVLGYPRMYELGGTCSFGISEEARAAINGASDNLSTVIEKRAADHGFTYGDVRPAFTGHEICSADSWLHSVTIPVGDSYHPTAAGQSGGYYPVLESLA, from the coding sequence ATGAACCTGCGTCGCTGTCTGACGACGTTCGCCACCGCGACCGTCGTACTCGGCTTCACGGCCCTCACCCCCGTCTCGGCCCAGGCCGGCGAAACCCCCACCGCCGCCGGCTCCTATGTGGCCGTGGGCGACTCCTACTCCTCCGGCGTCGGCGCCGGCTCCTACGACGACTCCAGCGGGGACTGCCGGCGAAGCACCGTCGCCTACCCCCAGCTGTGGGCCGACGCCAACGCGCCCGACGACTTCGCCTTCACCGCCTGCTCGGGCGCCGTCACCACCGACGTGATCAACGAACAGCTCGCCCCGCTGGACGCCGCCACCACGCTGGTCAGCATCAGCGTCGGCGGCAACGACGCCGGCTTCGCCGACGCCATGCAGACCTGCGTGCTCCAGGGCACGGACGCCTGCCTGACCGCCGTCGCCACCGCCGACGCCTACATCACCGGCACCCTGCCCGGACGGCTCGACGCCGTCTACAGCGCGATCAGCGGCGCGGCGCCCAACGCCCAGGTGGTCGTGCTCGGCTACCCCCGCATGTACGAGCTGGGCGGCACCTGCTCGTTCGGCATCAGCGAGGAGGCCCGAGCCGCCATCAACGGCGCCTCGGACAACCTCAGCACGGTGATCGAGAAGCGCGCCGCCGACCACGGCTTCACCTACGGCGACGTGCGCCCCGCCTTCACCGGCCACGAGATCTGCTCGGCCGACTCCTGGCTGCACAGCGTCACCATCCCCGTCGGCGACTCCTACCACCCCACCGCCGCCGGCCAGTCGGGCGGCTACTACCCGGTGCTTGAGTCGCTGGCCTGA
- a CDS encoding DUF6397 family protein, protein MSARFTRSSPAVPLTHLTSPGYAPMRSPHPVGPPALLAAGSPLLDRPPLGAPAEANPPRPAPRRPARGSLRRPRRRGRPQGRAERADHGPERVRYAPRRLSGKRFPERPVSASAGAVLMGISTARFSRLARGGCFSPSEFHLTEHGVVAWRFPPDELCVFARRRPGLLTGPLPDGLRHSLRQGQDWRPRRWRARRTGLLAGQASCPWEAAAVPAAVLDPGTLEAEVPDPVERAVLGRLRPPLMAARLAAGPWRSVRRLLTARDPDEVGWYREQLGLALDAARGRPLPLAAPLTAGPRQSP, encoded by the coding sequence ATGTCCGCACGCTTCACGCGGTCCTCGCCTGCTGTGCCCCTCACCCACCTCACCTCCCCCGGGTACGCCCCGATGCGCTCCCCGCACCCCGTCGGGCCGCCGGCCTTGCTCGCGGCCGGTTCGCCGCTGCTGGACCGGCCGCCCCTCGGAGCACCGGCCGAGGCGAACCCGCCCCGTCCGGCGCCTCGGCGTCCGGCGCGTGGCTCCCTGCGGCGCCCCAGGCGCCGCGGGCGCCCCCAGGGGAGGGCCGAGCGCGCGGATCACGGCCCCGAGCGCGTGCGGTACGCGCCCCGGCGGCTCAGCGGCAAGCGATTCCCCGAGCGGCCGGTCAGCGCCTCGGCTGGCGCGGTGCTGATGGGGATCAGCACCGCCCGCTTCTCCCGGCTGGCCCGAGGCGGCTGCTTCAGCCCCTCCGAATTCCACCTCACCGAACACGGCGTGGTCGCCTGGCGCTTTCCCCCCGACGAGCTGTGCGTCTTCGCCCGACGACGGCCCGGCCTGCTGACGGGCCCGCTGCCCGACGGGCTGCGCCACTCCCTCCGCCAGGGCCAGGACTGGCGCCCCCGCCGCTGGCGCGCCCGGCGCACGGGGCTGCTCGCCGGTCAGGCGTCCTGCCCCTGGGAGGCCGCCGCCGTGCCGGCCGCGGTCCTCGACCCCGGCACGCTGGAGGCCGAGGTGCCCGATCCGGTGGAGCGCGCGGTGCTGGGCCGGCTCCGCCCGCCCCTGATGGCCGCCCGGCTGGCCGCCGGCCCCTGGCGCTCGGTACGACGCCTGCTCACCGCCCGCGACCCGGACGAGGTCGGCTGGTACCGCGAGCAGTTGGGCCTCGCGTTGGACGCCGCCAGGGGCCGGCCGTTGCCCCTGGCGGCCCCCCTCACAGCTGGCCCACGTCAGTCACCTTGA
- a CDS encoding fatty acid desaturase family protein: MPEATLTTPESPRAASAASDAGEFTPLMRQIKGQRLLERRIGWYTAGMTVNALAMAAVVAGVLWLGDSWWTVLLAVPFALFSTRTSFYGHDAGHAQIARSRKVNRLLGLLHGNLLLGMSSAWWNDKHNRHHANPNHLDKDPDVGEGVMVWTEGQAEKRTGFARWLTRNQARLFFPLLLLEGIALKVASVQMVAKGEGWEKQSRARVVESLLLVTHFVAYAALIFSAMGPGKALLFAFIHHALFGLHLGAVFAPNHKGMEMPDPDVRWGHLRKQVLTSRNVRGGLVTDWMMGGLNYQIEHHLFPNMPRVHLRLAQPMVRHYCREAGVSYAETGLIDSYRQALTHMHGVGAELRAQRRAGG, from the coding sequence ATGCCAGAAGCCACCCTCACCACCCCCGAGTCGCCGCGCGCGGCGAGCGCCGCGAGCGACGCGGGGGAGTTCACCCCGCTGATGCGGCAGATCAAGGGGCAGCGGCTCCTGGAGCGGCGCATCGGCTGGTACACCGCAGGGATGACGGTGAACGCACTGGCGATGGCCGCTGTGGTGGCCGGCGTGCTCTGGCTGGGTGACTCCTGGTGGACCGTCCTGCTGGCGGTGCCCTTCGCGCTCTTCTCCACCCGCACCTCCTTCTACGGCCACGACGCGGGGCACGCGCAGATCGCCCGCAGCCGCAAGGTCAACCGGCTGCTCGGCCTGCTGCACGGCAACCTGCTGCTCGGCATGAGTTCGGCCTGGTGGAACGACAAGCACAACCGGCACCACGCCAACCCCAACCACCTGGACAAGGACCCGGACGTCGGCGAGGGCGTCATGGTGTGGACCGAGGGGCAGGCCGAGAAGCGCACCGGCTTCGCCCGCTGGCTCACCCGCAACCAGGCGCGCCTCTTCTTCCCGCTGCTGCTGTTGGAGGGCATCGCCCTGAAGGTGGCCAGCGTCCAGATGGTGGCCAAGGGCGAGGGCTGGGAGAAGCAGAGCCGCGCGCGGGTGGTGGAGTCCCTGCTGCTGGTCACGCACTTCGTCGCCTACGCCGCGCTGATCTTCAGCGCGATGGGTCCGGGCAAGGCCCTGCTCTTCGCGTTCATCCACCACGCGCTCTTCGGGCTCCACCTCGGCGCCGTCTTCGCCCCCAACCACAAGGGCATGGAGATGCCCGACCCCGACGTGCGCTGGGGCCACCTTCGCAAGCAGGTGCTGACCTCCCGCAACGTGCGGGGCGGACTGGTCACGGACTGGATGATGGGCGGCCTCAACTACCAGATCGAGCACCACCTCTTCCCCAACATGCCGAGGGTCCACCTGCGGCTGGCCCAGCCGATGGTGCGCCACTACTGCCGGGAGGCCGGCGTCTCCTACGCGGAGACCGGGCTGATCGACTCCTACCGCCAGGCCCTCACCCACATGCACGGCGTCGGCGCTGAGCTGCGCGCCCAGCGACGGGCGGGCGGCTGA